TATTTCACCAGCTTCCACTCCTTTGGTTATAATTTGATTGAAGCGCTTACGGTAATTGTGTTTCATTGTTTGATAATTGGAAAGATAGGCGTCATCCAAATGTACCCATTCGCGATCAGCAACAATTACATTATCCGAATTTTCGACCATTTGTCTGATTTGAAAACGCAAAACTGTTTCAACTTTTTTCAGATAACTATCTTTAGAAGCTTCTACAGATTCTAAATGTTCATTGTACGTTGCTGCTGTGTTGAAACAAATATCGTACAACAATTCTGATTTAGAACGGATATGATTATAAAGGCTTGCTGCTTCGATACCAATTTTTTCAGCTAGGTCGCGCATGCTTGCTGCTTTATATCCACGCTGCCTAAAAAGTTCAGAAGCTGCGTGTAAAATTACTTCTCTCTTTGTGATGTCTTTGTCCGTTTTGATTCTTGCCATAAATACAAAATTAAAATAGGTTCCTCAAATATACGAATTTAGACTTACACAAATTTAATTTGTAGTTTTATTGTAAAAATAACTTTTGTTGAAATGGATAATCTTGTAAATGAATTGATGGTAATATTGAATGCACCCATGCTGAAAGAACCTATTTCTGAAGAGGATTTAGTTAAGAAATTAGCCGTAATTGTGGAAAGATGGATAGAAAAGGATTTTAATCAATTTGTAGAAATACTGTACAGGGTTGATATAAATGAAAAGGTTTTGAAGGATAAGTTGAATAATGCTGCAATTGGTGAAACAGGTGAAATAATTGCAAAGCTGCTTTTGGAAAGACAGAAACAAAAATTAGTTTTGCGCAATCAGTTTCATTTTTCGAAAGAAAATATTCCGGAAGATGAGCGTTGGTAATTTTTTACTTTACATTTTCAACAGTATTTTAAACCATGTATCAATCAACAACGCAAATAAGGGTACGTTATGCGGAAACCGATCAGATGAATGTTGTATACTATGGCAATTATGCACAGTATTTTGAAGTAGGTCGGGTGGAAGCGATTAGGCAATTAGGCTATAGCTATAAAGCGATGGAAGAAAAGGGAATTATACTCCCTGTGGTGGAAATGCATGCCAAATATTTACGATCTGCGTCCTATGATGAACTGCTCACTATCGTCACGACTATCCAAAAGATGCCAACAAATCACGAAATAATTTTTGAAAGTGAAATCTATAACGAGAACAAAAAACTGCTTACAAAAGGTACGGTACACCTTTATTTTGTAAATAAAAATAATTGGAAGAAAACCTATATGCCGGAAGAGTTAGAGGAACGGTTGAAAGCATTTTTCTAAACTGTTAGCAGGCGTTTAATATTTTCTATCCGTAGTAAATCTTACCAACTCTTCTAATGCATCTCTGATTTCCGAAGCCGGATAATGAAATAATAAATCAAGCGCCTCATCTCTAAATGTATTCATCTTTTGTTGTGCATATTCAATTCCTCCGACTTTGTCAACTGCATCTAGGACAAACTTAATTTTATCTTTTTGTTTGTTTTGATTTTTGATAATGTAGATAATTTCCTTCCTTAGTGACGTATCGCAATTATTTAATGTATATATAAGTGGTAAAGTCAATTTTTTCTCTTTAATGTCATTGCCTGTTGGTTTTCCAATTTTGGAAGAGCCATAGTCGAATAAGTCGTCTTTTATTTGGAAAGCCATACCCACCTTTTCACCGAAGAGCTCCAGACGTTTAATATCTTCTTCATTATTGAATGTTGAACTTGCGCCAGCGCCACACGCAGAAGAAAGCAAAGATGCTGTTTTACCTTTTATTATATTATAATATACTGCTTCATCTAAATTTAGGTTGCGTGATTTTTCAATTTGGAGCAATTCACCTTCACTCATCTGCTTTACTGCAGTGGATAATATTTGTAATACACGAAAATCTCCATTATCAATGGATAGTAATAAGCCTTTAGATAATAAATAATCTCCTACTAAAACAGCTATCTTATTCTTCCAAACAGCATTTACGGAAAAAACACCGCGACGTTCATAAGACTCATCCACCACATCATCATGAACAAGGGTAGCCGTATGTAACAATTCTACCAAAGACGCAGCCCGGTAAGTTTTATCATTTATTTCCCCGCCTAATTTGGCGCAAAGTAATACAAACATTGGGCGCAGCTGTTTGCCTTTACGCTTTACAATATATTGCATGATGCGGTCCAGCAATGGAACTTTACTCTTTACAGCTTGTTTAAAATGGTCTTCAAACAGGGATAGTTCTAATGATATGAGGGTATTGGCATTCTTCACGAATAGTACTTACTATAATTTAGGCTCGCTAAGATAGGATATATAAAATTGAAAATATTGTTTTCGTTGAACAGAAAAGTTGAGATGTTTTCATGCCTCAAATTTATAATTTTATAAAGTAAATTTTTTCTTTATAAACTGTCAACGAAATGTTTATTTGGCACGGTATATGTTAAAAGTATTTCGACAATAAGTTTGGTGAAAACAAGTAACCGATTGCGTGGGCTTTTTTGTTATATTTGATATATAGTTAAACAATTAAATGTAATAAAAATTTGCAATTTTAAAAACAATGTCTATTTTTGCCCACGAATATTCATTGGAAGCATTAAATTAAAAAAATTAAATCTCTACTTATGGCAAGCAAAAAGTACACGATGATGTTAGGTCTATTAGGCCTTATCTCGACAGCAGCTTTTGCTCAGGACACCACTTCATCTTCTACGATGAATAACTCTATGAGCAAAACCGGTACAAGCATTTCTGCAGGTACCAACGCTGACGATTCTTGGATTTACGATGGCACGAACCGTGTTCGCGCTTCTCAAGATGCTCAGCAAACTAGTTTCCTAAACCACACAAGCGTATATCCCGCAAAACCAAAAAGCATGTGGGAATTAGGTATTGGTGTGGGCCCTTCTTTTTTACTAGGACCAATTGATCCAAGATTTGGATATGGTGCAAGTATTTCTTTAAGAAAATCTTTAAGTCATATCTTCTCTATTAGAGCACAATATGGTGCATCAATGAACTATGGTCAGGACTTTCAATTAAGATCAATCGGTGAAGCCGCTTTAGGTACAGATCCGAATGGCGTTGCAACTAAGTATGCGACCGCAAATGGAGGAAAATATTTGGCGAATTATAAAACTTTCTTGCAGACAGCATCTGCTGATTTGATCGCAGATTTAAATGCAATCAGTAGCTACAGAGGTAATGAAAAAACTTCTTGGTATGTTTTAGCTGGATATACTTTTGGATGGGCAGATGTTGCTGAAAATCTGCTTAATTCAAGTGGAGCTGCTTATGATTGGTCTTCTTTACCTACTGGCTCCAGAAAAGATATTAGAAATTATGCAGATGGTCAACTCCATGCAAATCAATCTAATAAAATTTTAGATACAAAAGGGAATAATGATTTTGGAAGACAATATGAAACTGCAGTAGATGGTAATAGCCGTTCCAATGCAATTGGAAGCGCGCCTCCTGTAACCCGTCATGGTTTAGACGCTGGAATGGGCATAGCTTTTAAAGTTTCTCCAAGATTCAATATTGGCATTGAACAGAAATTTACTTTCTTCTTCGGAAATTCTGATATGCTTGTTGGTTTAAATAACAGAGTTAACCAACAAACTACATTAAGCTCTACTCAAGTTCGTTTCAACTTTAACTTAGGTAATAGTTCTAAACGTGTAGAACCATTGAACTGGGTTAATCCTAACAACTATCTTTACAATAAAGTTGCAGAAGCACCTTATTTGCCAGATGCTGATGGTGATGGCGTAACTGATCAATTCGATTTAGAACCAAATACTCCAAAAGGATGTGCTGTTGATACTCATGGCCGTTCTTTAGATACTGATGGTGACGGTGTTCCTGATTGTCGTGATAAACAAGTGTTGACTCCACAATCTTGGTTCCCAGTTGATGCTGATGGTGTTGGTACAGAACCAGAACCAGCTTGTTGCGCAGCGCTTCGCGATAGCTTAGCACATATGCAAGTAGCTCCTTCATGTTCTATTGCAAACTTACCAAGTGTAAGATTCAGCAAATCAAGTGTTAAATTGGATGATGCTGCTCAAGCTGCTTTAACTTCTGCTGCTGCACAATTGAACGCTAACCCTAACTGTAAAGTGAAACTTGTTGGTTACGGTGCTTCTAACAAACGTGCTCAACAATTAAGTTGGGATAGAGTAAATGCAGTTAAGAACTTCTTGATTGAAAAACAAGGTATCTCTGAAGGTCGTATCATCTTCACTTATGGTTATGATGGCGATGCAAATACTGTAGATCTTCAATCTACAACAGAAGAAGGTCCTAGTACAGTTCCTGCTCCACATCCAAACTTGCAAAAATCTTAATTAAAGATTTATAGCATTTAAATATTGAAGCCGCCCAATAAATTTGGGCGGCTTTTTTTATAAATATTATCCACTAATATCTTTCAGTATAAATATCTTTAATTACCTTACTCTCATAAAAACTATGGAAGATGTGTAAAGTATTTATTTCTGTTTTCTTTTTGATGATTTGTATAAACACATTTGCTCAGACTAAAAATTTCTATGGAAAAATTCTGGATAGTGTTACCTATTTGCCGGTTCAGGACGTACAAATAGAAAACTTAAATACACATGCTACTGATGTGACGAATACTGATGGCTTATTTTTAATAAAAGCGAGCTTAAATGATTCTTTGTCAATTTTGCGCGTAGGCTATTATGACACAAAATATGTTATCAATAAAAACTCCGCATTACCGGATACATTATTAATAATGATTACTCCTAAAACAGAAGATCTTCAAAGTGTTACTGTGTCAAGCTATTCTTATGCTGACTATCAGGCAGATAGTTTGCAACGTCGCAGGGATTTTGAAAGCTTGATTGGCTATCCTCACCGGATGTTTAGCCAAGCCAATACAGGCGCTGGAATTGGTTTAAGTTTGGATAGGCTCTTTGGAAGAAAAGATAGAAATAAAAAGCGTGCTTATAGATTTCTATTAGAAAATGAGCAACAGGAATACATTGACTTTCGCTTCAACCCTATTTTAATACATAGTTACACAGGACTGAGAGGAGATAGTTTAAAGGCGTTTATTCATCAGTATGAGCCATCATATGAATGGTTACGTACGCATACTGACAACGAAAGTATTATGTATTATATTAATGAAAAGCTTAAGGTGTATAATCATAGCAACAAATAATTATAAACTTTTAATTGTGCTCTTAATTTCTTACCGACCTTTGTGCTCTTTATAGAAAATCTTATACAAGTTTAGTTACTATCTTTTTACAAAATTTAATTTCATATGTGGTATAGGCTCGGAAAATTTATTATTAAAAACCGGTTAGTTCTGTTAATAATACTCATACTTTCTACGGCGTTTATGGCCTACAAAGCCATGGATATAAAAATGAGTTATGATTTTTCCAAAGCTGTCCCACCCTCTAATCAAAAATATAAAGATTATCAAGCTTTTCTAAAGAAGTTTGGACAAGATGGAAATACAGTTGTGGTGGGCTTTTCAACCAAACAAATTGCTAATAAAGAGATTTTCAATAAAGTTGCGACATTGCAAAAATCCATTAGAAAAGCAAGAGGAGTTATTGGTGTATTAAGTATGCCAACTGCCATTAATTTATTGAAAAATGATAGTGCACAAAAGTTTTCCGCAGTAAATGTTTTTCATCCACCTTACCAAGATCAAGCTGCCTTAGATAGTGATATGGCTGTTTTTAATAGCTTACTGTTTTATAAAGACTTGTTGTACAATCAGCGGACAGATGCTTATGTAATGGCTGTTCAACTGGATACAAAATTGATAAATAGTAAAGCCCGTACTGAGATTATTGACGGTATTCTTAGGCCTATTACACAGTTTGAGGAAGATACACATATTTCTACGCATGTAAGCGGATTACCATACATAAGAACACGTGTGAGCGACAAGATTGCCCACGAACTGAATTGGTTTTTAGCAGGCTCTTTCTTACTTTCTGCAATAACGCTACTGTTATTCTTTCGTTCAATTTCTGCAATGCTTACAAGCTTGGCAGTTGTAGCTATGGGTGTTATATGGAGTATGGGGACAATGGTATTGCTAGGTTATAAAATTACCTTACTTACTGCACTTATACCTCCTTTAATTGTTGTTATTGGAATTCCTAACTGTATTTATTTTTTAAATAAATATCATTCGGTTTATAAAGTGGCGGAGAATAAAAATCAGGCAATTGTTGATATGATTGGCCGCATGGGAATTGTGACGCTGTTCTGCAATATTGCAGCGGCTATTGGTTTTGCGGTATTTGCTTTTACGAGTAGCGACTTGCTGAAAGAATTCGGAGTAGTATCAGGTATTAATATAATGTTGTTATTTTTTATCTCCTTAATCTTTATACCGGCAGTATTGAGTTATTTAGGTCCTCCTAAACCTAAACATGTTCGCTATTTAGAAAGTAAAAGTTTAACCAATGTTCTAATTAAAATTGAACGCTGGACTTTCTTACATACTAAATACGTATATGGGGTAACACTAGTGTTAGTGGTTTTTTCAATTATGGGGATATTGCGTATGCGGAGTGATGCCCATGTTGTAGATGATTTACCTCAATCTGATAAAATATACACAGATTTGAAGTGGTTTGAAAGTAATTTTAATGGGGTAATGCCTTTGGAGGTTATTATAGATACAAAAAAGAAAGACGGCCTCTTTAGGAACCTGCGCACAATTGAAAAAATTGATAGATTCTCTAATTATTTGGATTCTCAACCTGCGATGGCAAAACCATTATCTTTTGTAGAAGCATTAAAATTTGCAAGGCAAGCTTTTTATAATGGGGATAGTAGCTATTATGGTGTGCTTACGCAGTTTGAATTGCCCTTTATGGCAAATTATATCAAGTCTGCCAATAACCAATCGCAGGACAGTTCTGCTGTTAAAAGTTCATTCGGAAGTATGATGCATAGTTTTATAGATTCGTCTAAACAAATTGCACGTATAAGCGTGAATATGAAAGATATTGGAAGTGCAAAATTGCCATCATTACTGAATAGATATCAAAAAAAGGCAGACCAGATATTTGATACAGCACATTACAAAGTAACATTTACTGGTTCTACAGTTACCTTCTTAGAAGGCTCCAATTATATAATTCATGGATTGCAGGAGAGCATTTTCTGGGCCTTCATCTTAATTGCTCTGGCAATGCTTTATTTATTCCAATCATTTAGAATATTGTTTTGTTCGCTTATACCCAATATCATTCCATTATTAGTTACTGCCGGAGTTATGGGATGGGTTGGTATTACCATAAAGCCCTCGACAGTATTAGTTTTTAGCGTGGCATTAGGAATTGCAATAGATATTACTATAAGATTCCTGATAAATTTCAAGCAAGAATTGCCAAAAGAAAATAACGATGTAAATAATACGCTTAAACAAACGATCAATACGACCGGTATTAGCATTATTTATACTTCGCTAGTCTTGGTAGCTGGTTTTGTGATTTTTTGCTTTAGTGAGTTTGCAGGAACACGTAGTCTTGGTTGGCTGACATCTTTAACTTTAGCCGTAGCAACTTTTACCAATTTGGTTTTACTTCCTGTTCTAATTAAAACTTTCTCTCGAAAAAAATAAAAATACTTGCTTAATACGCCTGCATGTACTTAAATTTGAGCTATGCTTACAATGCGACCTATTGGTGTATTTGATTCAGGTTTTGGCGGCCTCACAATTTTAAAAGAGATACAGGCCAAACTTCCTCAGTACGATTATATCTACTTGGGTGATAATGCCCGGGCTCCTTATGGTACGCGTAGTTTTGAAACAGTTTATCAATATACCTTACAATGTGTTAAGTGGTTTTTTGAACAGGGTTGCCCCTTGGTAATTTTGGCTTGCAATACTGCTTCCGCTAAGGCTTTGCGTACGATACAACAGAATGATTTGCCTGTTATGGGAGAAGCGAAAAGAGTACTGGGCATTGTGCGCCCTACCAGTGAAGTTGTGGGTAATTATTCTTCCAATAAAAAGATTGGCATATTAGCAACGAAAGGGACAGTATTATCAAATTCTTATGTGATAGAAATTAATAAGTTTTTCCCGGAAGTAGAAGTCGTGCAAGAAGCTTGTCCCATTTGGGTCCCGCTAGTGGAATATGGTGAATATAAAACCGCTGGTGCAGATTTCTTTATTAAGAAACATATTGAAGAATTATTTAAAAAACAGCGTAATATAGATACCATCTTACTTGCATGTACACATTATCCATTATTAGCCAAGAAGATTAAAGAATTCGTTCCTGTGGATGTAACTATTTTATCTCAAGGAGCAATTGTTGCTAATAGTTTACGTGATTATTTACATCGCCATAAGCAAATGGAAGAAAGTATTTCAAAGAATGAAAAAACTATGTTTT
The Arachidicoccus soli DNA segment above includes these coding regions:
- a CDS encoding TetR/AcrR family transcriptional regulator; translated protein: MARIKTDKDITKREVILHAASELFRQRGYKAASMRDLAEKIGIEAASLYNHIRSKSELLYDICFNTAATYNEHLESVEASKDSYLKKVETVLRFQIRQMVENSDNVIVADREWVHLDDAYLSNYQTMKHNYRKRFNQIITKGVEAGEIKKINVPSTIWLLLHAVNGIESWHRSKTQIPPDELEENMISILIGGLKK
- a CDS encoding acyl-CoA thioesterase, which translates into the protein MYQSTTQIRVRYAETDQMNVVYYGNYAQYFEVGRVEAIRQLGYSYKAMEEKGIILPVVEMHAKYLRSASYDELLTIVTTIQKMPTNHEIIFESEIYNENKKLLTKGTVHLYFVNKNNWKKTYMPEELEERLKAFF
- a CDS encoding polyprenyl synthetase family protein is translated as MKNANTLISLELSLFEDHFKQAVKSKVPLLDRIMQYIVKRKGKQLRPMFVLLCAKLGGEINDKTYRAASLVELLHTATLVHDDVVDESYERRGVFSVNAVWKNKIAVLVGDYLLSKGLLLSIDNGDFRVLQILSTAVKQMSEGELLQIEKSRNLNLDEAVYYNIIKGKTASLLSSACGAGASSTFNNEEDIKRLELFGEKVGMAFQIKDDLFDYGSSKIGKPTGNDIKEKKLTLPLIYTLNNCDTSLRKEIIYIIKNQNKQKDKIKFVLDAVDKVGGIEYAQQKMNTFRDEALDLLFHYPASEIRDALEELVRFTTDRKY
- a CDS encoding OmpA family protein, whose protein sequence is MASKKYTMMLGLLGLISTAAFAQDTTSSSTMNNSMSKTGTSISAGTNADDSWIYDGTNRVRASQDAQQTSFLNHTSVYPAKPKSMWELGIGVGPSFLLGPIDPRFGYGASISLRKSLSHIFSIRAQYGASMNYGQDFQLRSIGEAALGTDPNGVATKYATANGGKYLANYKTFLQTASADLIADLNAISSYRGNEKTSWYVLAGYTFGWADVAENLLNSSGAAYDWSSLPTGSRKDIRNYADGQLHANQSNKILDTKGNNDFGRQYETAVDGNSRSNAIGSAPPVTRHGLDAGMGIAFKVSPRFNIGIEQKFTFFFGNSDMLVGLNNRVNQQTTLSSTQVRFNFNLGNSSKRVEPLNWVNPNNYLYNKVAEAPYLPDADGDGVTDQFDLEPNTPKGCAVDTHGRSLDTDGDGVPDCRDKQVLTPQSWFPVDADGVGTEPEPACCAALRDSLAHMQVAPSCSIANLPSVRFSKSSVKLDDAAQAALTSAAAQLNANPNCKVKLVGYGASNKRAQQLSWDRVNAVKNFLIEKQGISEGRIIFTYGYDGDANTVDLQSTTEEGPSTVPAPHPNLQKS
- a CDS encoding efflux RND transporter permease subunit, producing the protein MAYKAMDIKMSYDFSKAVPPSNQKYKDYQAFLKKFGQDGNTVVVGFSTKQIANKEIFNKVATLQKSIRKARGVIGVLSMPTAINLLKNDSAQKFSAVNVFHPPYQDQAALDSDMAVFNSLLFYKDLLYNQRTDAYVMAVQLDTKLINSKARTEIIDGILRPITQFEEDTHISTHVSGLPYIRTRVSDKIAHELNWFLAGSFLLSAITLLLFFRSISAMLTSLAVVAMGVIWSMGTMVLLGYKITLLTALIPPLIVVIGIPNCIYFLNKYHSVYKVAENKNQAIVDMIGRMGIVTLFCNIAAAIGFAVFAFTSSDLLKEFGVVSGINIMLLFFISLIFIPAVLSYLGPPKPKHVRYLESKSLTNVLIKIERWTFLHTKYVYGVTLVLVVFSIMGILRMRSDAHVVDDLPQSDKIYTDLKWFESNFNGVMPLEVIIDTKKKDGLFRNLRTIEKIDRFSNYLDSQPAMAKPLSFVEALKFARQAFYNGDSSYYGVLTQFELPFMANYIKSANNQSQDSSAVKSSFGSMMHSFIDSSKQIARISVNMKDIGSAKLPSLLNRYQKKADQIFDTAHYKVTFTGSTVTFLEGSNYIIHGLQESIFWAFILIALAMLYLFQSFRILFCSLIPNIIPLLVTAGVMGWVGITIKPSTVLVFSVALGIAIDITIRFLINFKQELPKENNDVNNTLKQTINTTGISIIYTSLVLVAGFVIFCFSEFAGTRSLGWLTSLTLAVATFTNLVLLPVLIKTFSRKK
- the murI gene encoding glutamate racemase encodes the protein MLTMRPIGVFDSGFGGLTILKEIQAKLPQYDYIYLGDNARAPYGTRSFETVYQYTLQCVKWFFEQGCPLVILACNTASAKALRTIQQNDLPVMGEAKRVLGIVRPTSEVVGNYSSNKKIGILATKGTVLSNSYVIEINKFFPEVEVVQEACPIWVPLVEYGEYKTAGADFFIKKHIEELFKKQRNIDTILLACTHYPLLAKKIKEFVPVDVTILSQGAIVANSLRDYLHRHKQMEESISKNEKTMFYTTDDVTNFNYQAEIFYGKHVAAQQLHLS